The Danio aesculapii chromosome 7, fDanAes4.1, whole genome shotgun sequence DNA window tcAATGTGATATGGCTATATAACATTTCGTGTAGGGGGGTTTAATTTTTAATTGGTCATTAAATCAAATTGAAAATTGAGctagtttatttattgattggtcAGGGCGACTGTTgccgttgaaaaaaaaaaaagaaattaacaaCCACAGATTTGGGGCATGACTTGCATGCTCCGTACTTAGTATTCAAGTATTAAACGTTTATATTAAGAAGATATTTAGACAATTTTATCACTTAAAAgtgaaactaaaaaaaaaagtttgggctcAATCGGGGTGTTTTTCTTTGTTAATGATCTGCTACACATCTTTCAATTAAAGATTTCAATAATAAATCGATTTTTTTAACTTTCTGTCTCCAAGATTGCAGTGTAATTTTCAAAATTATCTTTATCTTTAATTAATTCTTGCGCTGTTTAAAGTGAATGTAAATGGAGGCGATTCCACAGACTCCAAAATTAGGAGTCGCGAATTGGATTCGACTCCAAAAAACCTGGAACCGAACATCCCTATACAGAAGGGTGAGAAGGCTGtacaagttctgatattgcagaatattgcacggctatcagccaatcagattcgagaaccagacagaattgttgtaataatatatatgcagttaaagtcagaattattacccccctgaattattagcccaccccccccccccccccccgtttattttttccccaatttctgtttaacgaagagatttttttcaacacatttctaaacataatagttttaacaactcatttctaataactgatttattttatctttgccatgatgacagtaaataatatttgactagatatttttcaagacacttctatacagcttaaagtgacatttaaaagcttaactagtttaattaggttaactaggctggttagggtaattaggcaagttattgtataatgatggtttgttcagtagactttcgaaaaattaaatagcttaaaggggctaataattctgacctaaaaatgcttttaatcaagccgaaataaaacaattaagactttctccagaagaaaaaatattatcaaaaatacagtgaaaaattccttgctctgttaaacattatttgggatatacatttaaaaataaaaaataatttaaagggggactaataattctgactacaactgtgtgtgtatatatatatatatatatatatgtgtgtatatacacacacagcttcaataatataataataatataaaataatataatataaaaccatAAAAACCTGGTATTAAACAATAAGTCAATGGGAAGTCCCAACCACAATAGAAACgcaaatatttatgtgtgtgcgAGGACATCTTTTGTGCAAAGGCTCCATGTGGGTGGCTTAGTTGTGGTATTGTGTGCAAGCCTGGCAAAAAAAAAGGAGAACAAATGATGTAGAAATCATGATTGAAGTCTTCCAACAACAGAAAAAATATGCTCAAGTTAGCAAGGAAATGATGAAACCACACTATCACTCATTGTTCAAAAAAGGCACTTTAATTGTTGAAAATGACACCTCAGACACGGATCAGACACTGTGTAAAATTATACCATAAAGAGAGAGAGCGTGACAGATATCAGTACATTCTTACCAAAGATGCAGAAGTAACATTGGTAAACAGTGCATAATATCTTTCTGTAAATGGAAAAAAGCCCCCTAGATTGGTGGTCTGACAATTTAACAAACccttggaaaaagaaaaaaaaacctctctcTGGAGAAGGAAACACAATAGTCTTTTTGTTTCTTCTGACAGTTCATGTTGCTCACTGTATTTCACCGTGTTCTGCCTCCCTCCAGTTTTCACAGCAGTCCCGTAAAGTCTCCGCATGGATTAAAAAAGTACACGCAAACCATCACATCCACTGTTTTACAAAGCagtcttaattaaaaaaaacacccacTCTTGTATACGCGCACCTAACAAACAGTGGTCTCCCATGTTCACATTGTGGTTCAGAGGGCAAGTCCTGCTGTAATACGTCTGGATCCGCTGGAATTCCACCATATTTCTCCTTCTTGTCCACCCCTCACCCCACCACGACCTCTGTGCCGTGCAGATTGGTACATATTTCAACTTGTATACACATGTGCGCATCTCACACAAGACCCTAGACGGGGCGAAACAGATTGACTGGGATAATGAGCTCAGTTAGTGTGAATTGCTGGGATTATGCAGACTCCTTTGGGAAAAGTTGTTTCAGACTtgtaggactttttttttttctgtggaatgCAAAAGTGAAAGGCTGTGTGTTAATATTTTCATGTGCTAATCGCTCATTTATTGGCAGTGTGTGAATAGCTTGTGGAGAATTTGAAAAACAAGACCTTTAAAGACTCTTCACGAGTTTTATAGGAAGGATTGGGACGTTATTGTTGGGGAAATCTGAAAGACTTGACGTTTATGGGTTTTCAAGAACCTCTCTTTTGTTTTGACACATGAAATGAGTGTGTATAATGTATAGGATAATGCTGAAAGAGCTATTCTGTGCTGTAATGTCAGTGTGTGATGCGAGAGATTAGTGCAAGCTGCAGTGGTCAACTATGCAGTGCTAATTTGCCAGcagattttgatttagttttctccgggtgcttcggtttcttccacaatccaaagacatgcactagaagtgaattggatgagctaaattgtccatagtgtgtctgtgaatgtgacagtgtatgggtgtttcccagtactgggttgcggctggaagggcatctgctgaataaaacatgtgccggaatagtttgtggttcattctgctgtggtgacccctgataaataagaagctaagccgaatgaaaatgaatgagttttttcGTTTAGTATTTATTCGTTGACGAaaatgtctgtatatttttgtcgtttaaatctgatttttatttatttttcgtcTAGTTTCTGTGTAGTTACTGTAGTTATTGGTCAATAAAATATAGTTATCTTTAACATTATCAGcttaaaagaaaatacattttctgCTGCTAAATTCTGAAATGATTTCTGTTTGTTGATCTTCAGATAGATCAACTCctgatttatttgcattttatttttttaatgaggcTCAGAAAAATCGATTTCAAATCAAGATTTGAAAATTGTTATCAGCATCATCCAAAATTGCAGATATATTATGGTTTCGGGGTTTTTAATCTTTaatggataggatagtggagagtattgacaggaaattTGAGGGGAAGCCCTTAAGCCGTGAATTGAACTTGGATCACAGTGAGCACCTCAGTACTACATATATGTCGACAAGGCATGGGAATacgattctgacagtatgatatcCTTGGACAAAACATCACGGTttgacagtattgtgattactgctctaaaataagttctttttttaaatgtcttggtagAAAACAAAGACTTTTTCCTCCCATTGAACACTGTATGTTTgatttttagaaacatttatagtaaacatgtcaggctgaataattcaaatgaatatttgactttgctgtcttcattagtttcaaatacacagatttctttacaatttaaaaatggcatctttggatatcttttctgctggagataatcttgtcctaaaaaatgtaaaaaaaaaaaaaaatcttacatataacttaggaacggtatagcagaaaattttagaACCCGGACTTTTctaaaccgtggtaaaccttgaaaacggttattgtcccatgcctaatgtcGACAAACTTAACTACAAGGCTGCTGGAGTCAAACTATGATGCTTACTTAATGCCTCATTcacaacttttcaagcgccgacggaagcgtcagccaatcagatcgctgattgctgactaatttcattggctaacgctgctatgacgatcgcgtcagccccaacttcagacacaccctctcTCAAGCGTTAACGCTGAAgtcccgtgtgaatggggcgtaactGTTTCATGAGTGTAAGCATCAGTAAACTTCTGGCTGCAGTTCACTAAATGACCACCAGTGTcactaatgctgggttcacaccaaagcAAAGAAAACAGATGGATCTTGCTGGAATTTTTTTGGCTCAAGTTGAatttttatatttgtgcaaaaaaaaaggtaattgaGTTCAATTTTGCACATTTACTGCAAATGCGTCATGCATTTTGTCTCAGAATTTGCCTCtatttgtgtgttatttattCTCGCAAATATTTACGGTGTGTAGGCCCTATTAGAATTGCTccgtttctttttcttcttctctagAATGAATAGTATGTTTGAGGGTCTAAATAAACTCTGAAAACTTTGCACACGCACCAGAAGTGGgaaaaatttacgtttgttataggtttcggaagtggatGTGGCAAAATTACTTGACAGCGCCACCCATGCACTTTTAACAAAGTAGTTCTCGAGCTACATTTCACGCACAAACACCAAAATTGgcacacgtcaaacatgccaatTCCTACAAAAAATTCTTTTGGAGCCAAATCTCAAACCcaaagtgcagtttttgccatttccaggcattgTACTTTAACAAACTCCTAaggattttatcagatcaacaccagaattgggtattgtcatctaaaggccttggcgatgttaaattgaacagatctagagttttcgttgaAGGGTGCGTCTGTGGCAGcatcacaaactttgatgtttcgcCATAAAGCAGGAAGTTATTCTAACTCAGACATGcattgtctgatctgcctcaaaatccacATGTTTGATAAAAGTCCTGACCTGAGCACGTTTACAtcccaatatccagttacagtcatagcgccacctgctggcaacaggaaatgacatgtcttacagtgtaacaaactcctcctacaaaTTTTATCCTATCAAATTCATATTCCATTAGTTTAATCCAAATGCTTTTgtgatgttaaattgtgaagattTAGAGTTTTTGCCAAAGGTTGTGTCTGTGACCAATTCAGTGTTTCGCAATGGAAGACGAAGTACTTATAACTCCACCACACAATCcctgatctgcctgaaaattcacaggttTGACGAGAtacctctcctgaagacatctatatgccaatattgagtcacagtaatagcgccacctgctgacagaaggaagttctGTGATATATTAGGTTAAATTACTATTGTACATTGTTCCTATTCTAAGGCCTCTAGGGGACGGTGGGCCCGGGtgtgaggtccctttcatcgctgcttgcagctttaattaaatTCACATTTGGTGTTAACCCAGAAAAATAACAAGAGTTTTTAATTTCTACATTAAAGAGCGTTTTTccacacaatattggaaaaattgtaGACTAAAAGTGTATTTGTGTTCCACAAAAAGAAGACAGTCCTACAAGTTTGAAATGACACAAGAGTGCATcttcttttgttgttttcttGAGAGGATGATGATGTACACTGTCTCAGTGGGCTGTGAAATAATGCGGTTTGTGTCAGATGCTAAGCACTAATGAGATCATACATGACTTCAGCGGCAATCGCTTTGAACCTCCCTTAACACATGATAAAAGTTAGCGTTTAGTTTGAGATCAGTGCATAACGACCAAAGGCACTTTACATGTAGTGGTATCTGACATCACATTCCcttaaacataaaaaaagcacCCTGTATGGGGAATTTTTGGCTTGGCGGCACATCATACCACTTGCAGCAAGAGCATTAACCTGCTGAAGCATAACTCGCTCTCCCTTTCTGGATTAAATCAATGTCCACGCTTTTTTAATCCAGACAAATTGCAGATGAGAGTCAGACAGAGTGAAGTTTTGTAACTAACATTATAGCTAGCCCGTAGCTAAATGCCACAGAGAGCCTTGGCTTGGCTCGATCGCTCTCGCAGTATAATGTGATTTAAAGCAACATCTTGGCAGCGGCCCTTCAGCTCGCTGACTTTATCAGTAAAAACTGGGGCAGAGTCCAGCGAGAAGAAAACACGCTTGTGCTCCACAATGAAACCCAAGCGAGTGTTTGTGCTCACTCTCAGAAACACCATTGTGACAACACTTGATCATTTACAGTGGAAAGAAATCACTCCCGCCCTCTCCTCCTTCAAACAAACCATTTTTCCACAGAAAATCAGACTCTCAGCGCCGCTTCATTTGGACAACGTCATGGGGTTTACCTTTACAGCGGGAGGCTCATTTTTGTGGGATTTTTATTAGGAGAACAACAAAACGCTCGAACATTCAATTCCAAACCTCATGAATTTtcaattaaatacaatatatacacaggttgaaccacacacacacacatacacacaaaacagaTGGATGTACAAGCATGAAGCGCCACTTATCAGAAAAGTGTGTCGCTCGAGACAAAGCATTATATGGGCGCGACGTTTCAACAAACCGTTTAGCGTAGTGTTTGTTTAACCTTTCGTATGACCAGGACCGCGTGAGCTCCAGAGCACGTGTCTCTTCCTGCCGGGCCTGACAGCAGAGGGAGACCTGTAAAAGTGATTTGTGTCGTATGTGTTTTAATCTTATCGCCATGTTGTGGAAGCCATAAATATGCAAGAGCGTGAGTATAAATGCAACAGTCTGAATTCctctgtgtttatgtgtgcatgttttgttttttaggtccTTGTCAGGGCATGTTGCTCCGCAGGTCCGACAGGATGGGTTGAGTTCTGTAGCCTGCCAGGATGCTCCTTTGAGGCTGGTAGAGCCACATATTTCCCATCTCATCTTTCTTTCCTCCACATTCcctctgtcatcattttcttCTCATATCTCTGCTTTTAAGCCATTTAAGATCCGCGGCGCATGAAAAATATTCCCTTCAAGCAAGTGGAGTTCGCACGTCAAAACCACCATTGGCACAGATTCCCTTTCTGTCTctcctgttttgtttttgctaCCGTTTCCAAGATTCACATCTTTGATGTGATTTGTAGAAATATACATACATTCCTCTGTCTTTAAAAAGAAATAACCAAAATGTCTTGTGCATCCTTCACATATTCACATATTCAGTCTTAAAGAATGGAAAGTTGAATGATGAAACTTTTCTCTTGGGGTCCAAAATGATACTCCTGCTCCATTTTCTCTCTTACAGATCCAATCGGAAAGCTCCGAAGTAGCTAGAAGAGTCCTCGCCGTAGACCATTGTGGGAGATGAGACGGACACGAAGACCTCATCGCCTGCTCGGAGCTCGAACAGGCCACCCTGGTACACCGAGTGCAGGGCGTATTCTGCATCCGGAGCCCAGCATTTGGTGCCCACTCCCTTCAGCAGCTGGATGGGCTTCAGGTAGGAGGTTTTCTTGTAGATGCACTGGACGAGCTGGTGGCTCACGCTGGACTGGTCGCTGTCGCTGGGGGAAGGGTAGCGGAAGTACACCTGTGAGTACAGGTAGTAGCGGCCGTCCTGGGGCACACGTAGGCGTCCGTTGTCCAGAGTCATGTTGTAGAGGTGTGCACCGAAGCTCTTGTTGGCCCAGGTGTGCACAGGGTGACGGCAGGACTGGTGCAGATCTAACTTAGGCTGGTGCAGATCTGACTGAGGCCTGGAGTTGTCTGAGGCACCTGAGAAAAAAGGCAGACTTTAGGTTAGCATGAAAATGCAGCTTGTTTTATATTGATACATTTAGatacaaatacattaaaaatgtgcaGGCTAAGTTCCTCTCTTTTTACATTTAGATCACCTAAGCTCACTGAAAGTTAATCTTCAAGAACATTAATAATTTGAAAACATTGTTTATACATTTTACCATGATAACAATTTTTAAAGTGTACATTTATAATTTCGTGACAATTTGTAGTTTATCAGTTGtcatatatacattcattcattcattttcttttcggtttagtccctttattaatcagggttgccacagcagaatgaaccgccaacttatccagtatatgttttatgcagcggatgcccttccagctgcaactcaacactgggaaacacccgtacactctcattcacacacatacactacggacaatttagctgacccaattcacctgtaccgcatgtctttggacttgtggtggaatccggagcacccggaggaaacccacaagaatacgaggagaacatgcaaactccacacagaaatgccaactgacccggctgaggctcgaaccagcaaccttcttgctgtgaggcaacagatctacccactgcgtcaccgcgctgctccatatatatatatatatatttaaatgtattgttttagccCCAATTTTATTACAGCGCTAGGTGACAGCTCACTACAAAAATGAaacccaacactgaaaaaaaacagccattgacctgTTCATTAGTATATCTTTCCTTGTGtaaaactgaagaaagaaattcaacaCTGATCAATGTTACAGTAATAAAGAGTATTTCAATAATAGCAAATTATTATAGAAAATTTCATTTTGGTTTGTAACGCTAACGTTTCCCAAAATATTCACGTCTTATTGGATGAAAGACCTGGCACGAATTTTTTTATGCATTCAGGGATATTTTACTAATTTACAAATTCAATTCTGTTAATCAAGAACACTTTATTTGTTATTCAagaaaaagtcttttatttttaataatatatattagatGAAAAAGCTGTCGTAGTATTGTATTGAAGCACGCtgtaaaaaatctataataaaaaGTTATGTTAGTTTAACTTAACTTAGAAAGTTAATAAAatttcaccttttttttaggTTAAACTCATTTTTAACTCGTTTCAACTCAGCTTAATGGATGCAAGTTAAAATGACCTGTAAAGTTAAATTGGCAGTGTATATGCATTCAAAAACTAAATTGTTAGGTAATAAATAGTAAAACTCTTGGTTTagttggcgcaatagcctagtgagTAGTGCGCATATGGTgccgtagcacttcagggcgtcctgagttcgaatcctggTTCGAGGACATTTCCTGACCCTACCCCCTCACTCTCtcccactttgcttcctgtctgactactgtcctatctaataaaggcaaaaagggcaaaaataaatcttaaaaaaaaaacaacaactactggtttattaaattaataagaaaTTGTTGGTTTATTAGTACgtataaagtatgattttattcccaatacctaaacccaactacaaccttatttactattaataaacagcaaacCACTAATTCATTGAGCTAATAATCTTAGTTATTAGTTTAATAGTGTGGGTtttaactttacaataaagtgtgacccaagaaaaatgtaaaacaaaaacagacagtttTCAATTTTCTACATGCTAATATACACTAGATgggacagtggctcagtggttagcactgtcacctcacagtaaggaggtggctggttcgagtcccagctgggccagttggcatttcagtgtggagtttgcatgttctcctcgtgttcgcgtgggtttcctccgggtgctccggtttcctccgggtgctccggtttcccccacattccaaagacatgcgctataggtgaattgcataaactaaaatggctgtagtgcatcagtgtatgtgtgtgaatgagtgtgtatgggtgtttcccagaaatgggttgcggcaggaagggcatccactgtgtaaaacatatgctggaatagttggtggttcattccgctgtggcgacccctgataaataagggattaagccgaaggaaaatgaatgaatgaatattatacacTAATACACTCCCATAGCGTGCTGTAatactacatatatatagatatatatatatatatatatatatatatatatatatatatatccatgcaaACATCTCCAATGCTCATCCAGTgataaatgctttataaattaTTACAACCTAACCAGTGGATATTAGACCTGGGTACAGctctataaatatacaaaatcatAACTTATGATAAGATATCGATAAATCACGCATTGTGCATGAAGTAAAAGCACAGctttgatttcatgttgacttaaACCATATACAGTATGAGCTCCAATAATTCAAGACGAAGCCCATAAAAGCAGTAGTAAAAAAAGAAGATGTGAAAGACGAGGAGCAGGTGGCGATTTGAGCCTCGACGCATAATTCACAAGGCAAAGGGAGGAATGAAGGATTGGCTGGATTGTGCTAAGAGTACAGGAGAGATCAGAACAGGAAGGTACGGCTGCGCAGGAGAGGAAATCACGGACAGACTGAAAAATCGAAGAATGGAGGAGAAGGCGGCGTGTTCCTCCAAACACAATGAGCCACATTCctcacagcagatcaataaacgtGCCAGGCCCGCTCTCTGATTTACTGCTGCGCAAAACTTTTAAGAGCGCCCTTTTGTCTGAGAAACATTGATAAAGAGATCGAAAAATGCATATGAAGTACAGATGTGTGTGTAAAAGGAAAAAAGGCTAGTGCTTTCAAGCCGGTTAATATAGATGTTAGTCGAAAGGCAGGCTTTTTTTGAAGTGAACAGTTTTTGCTGTATGTGATCCATCATTAAGCGCTGTGCAGACAGGTTTGTGAATAATGGCTGAAtaacaacaactaaaaaaaaactgctcCCTTGCAGATTACGGATTAGCCTCGCCACTCATTCCCCAGAAACAAAGCTGGTTTGACTCGGTTTCATTTCCTTCAGAGATGCGTGACTGAatatgtttctcttttttttttttgatgtttccTGGCATGCATGCAATGAATAGGACTTTGATCTGAGCAGCTATAGTGGAACTTCAAAGGAGCAGACAAGATTTGAGGATGTTTggtgatatttttttttgctcCTGCTAAATAACTCAATCATTTCAGGCTGTTTTATAATCAGTTTCTTCTTTGCAGCTGTCTGCCAGACATACTGTAGCGGGATGGATGGCTCATTTATGTACGTGATAGGTGCATGGATTGGTTAAcgctaaatatgttttaaaatctgAAGTGATTTCAGAATAATAGGTATCAGACTCTTGCTGGCTTTGGGAAATGGGCATCATAGATTCACTGACTAATGGACACACTTTACTTTTGATTCGTTCCAAAAACACCTGTGTATCGTTATAGGAGACAGATAAAAAATGTGCGTTATATCGATATAACATGTTAAACATCAGACTGGAGGAAATCATAGCATGAAATGGGAAAAAACGTCAGGGCCCATTTTACACTatatgtagttttttttgtttgactgGTGCTGAATTTCATCAACTAGCCTTGATTCCTCAAGTCTGGGCTGAAGTCAAGAAGTGTAGCGCAgggtaaaatatttagttttatcatttatttattgctcttaaGCGTTATTTTGAATAAATGCTTAAGCACTTTGCAGTTATTCATGTTATTTTactctatattattatttttgaatatttattatatatactaatatttttagttattattattatttcaacaaatataaatacaaaaatcttTCAAAACATCAACAAACCCAGTTTTGCGATAACagcaagaacaataataataaatatatgtattattttagcaCATCTTTtcagcaacaacaataatgataatgattatatttaatattttgttattatttgtttattgctcTTAAGTTTATAGATGAAAGCTCAACACTTttgcaagtattattattattattaatacttaaattattattattattattactttgttcTATtcatatttagttattattattattattattattattattattattattattattattattattattatattctatgaatatttttagttattataattattattattattattattaataatatcttattataataattactattttaatctattaatattttagatattattattattattattattattattattattattattattattattttatcccactctattaatatttttagttattattattattattattattattattattattattattattattattattattaatattattttattattaaaataattacaattttattctattattatttttagttattatgtttattttattgctttcttttaatatttttttattattattgcattctaTTAatatgtagttattattattattattatttattttattattactgcattctaataatatttatagttaataatattattattattaatattattattcatattttattgtattctattcatatttttgttattattattatta harbors:
- the tnfsf10l gene encoding TNF superfamily member 10, like gives rise to the protein MATQNNQDYYRSVSSESTTYMMVPANSRGRDSPSKLWIAMVVIVVVVLQIASTTGLFVYLNMSLSQVKSQGVTEELRCLGLLNVLGKDQDIPEDLAQLFGEPCMKLAEGIKAYISKVTDSIISKQTLHEARTQTRSYNTTGSKFMTTVMQRPSAHLTLSSASDNSRPQSDLHQPKLDLHQSCRHPVHTWANKSFGAHLYNMTLDNGRLRVPQDGRYYLYSQVYFRYPSPSDSDQSSVSHQLVQCIYKKTSYLKPIQLLKGVGTKCWAPDAEYALHSVYQGGLFELRAGDEVFVSVSSPTMVYGEDSSSYFGAFRLDL